In Thermococcus camini, a genomic segment contains:
- the mtnP gene encoding S-methyl-5'-thioadenosine phosphorylase: MPRIAIIGGSGVYDPKLLQNIREEFVNTPYGKVRVKIGEYDGEEIAFLARHGEGHSVPPHKINYRANIWALYELGVERILSTSAVGSLNEAMKPGDFVVLDQLLDFTKTRHYTFYDGDESPHDRKFVAHVDFTDPYCPELRKALITAAKELGFDYHPTGTYACMEGPRFETRAEIRALKILGADVVGMTQCPEAALARELEICYASVAIVTNFAAGISRDKLTHTEVVELMAKKSEEIKYLLMKSIRYIPKERHCACKDALKGATGD, translated from the coding sequence ATGCCGAGGATAGCAATTATTGGAGGTTCCGGAGTCTACGATCCGAAGCTGCTTCAGAACATCAGGGAGGAGTTCGTGAACACTCCCTATGGAAAGGTCCGGGTGAAGATCGGGGAGTACGACGGGGAGGAGATAGCCTTCCTCGCGAGGCACGGTGAGGGGCACAGCGTTCCTCCGCACAAGATAAACTACCGTGCCAACATCTGGGCGCTCTATGAGCTCGGTGTGGAGAGGATTCTTTCCACTTCAGCGGTTGGCTCCCTCAACGAGGCCATGAAGCCGGGCGACTTCGTCGTTCTCGACCAGCTTCTGGACTTCACCAAGACGAGGCACTACACATTCTACGACGGCGACGAGAGCCCGCATGACAGGAAGTTCGTTGCCCACGTGGACTTCACGGACCCGTACTGTCCCGAGCTCAGGAAGGCCCTGATAACCGCCGCCAAGGAGCTTGGCTTCGACTATCACCCAACGGGCACCTACGCCTGCATGGAGGGTCCGAGGTTCGAGACGAGGGCGGAGATACGGGCGCTCAAGATACTCGGTGCCGATGTCGTTGGAATGACTCAGTGTCCCGAGGCAGCCTTGGCGAGGGAGCTGGAGATATGCTACGCCAGCGTGGCCATAGTTACCAACTTCGCCGCCGGAATAAGCAGGGATAAGCTCACCCACACCGAGGTCGTTGAGCTGATGGCCAAGAAGAGCGAGGAGATAAAGTACCTCCTCATGAAGTCCATCAGGTACATTCCGAAGGAGCGCCACTGCGCCTGCAAGGACGCCCTGAAGGGCGCGACCGGAGACTGA
- a CDS encoding NAD(P)/FAD-dependent oxidoreductase: MKYDVVIIGASAGGLTTAISARKFYPDKSVLVIKREDISMIPCGIPYIFGTLNSVDDDILPVEKFLEPLGVDVLTDEVTEIDPRAKLVRTASGKEIAWEKLVLATGSKPVKPEFPGSELEGVYTVPKDYRYLKEFRERVKTAERIVIVGGGFIALEVGDEIRKLGKDVTILVRSRLLRSSFDREFSEMVAERLEERSIKVIHGQVERILGGERVERVRLIDGSELPADLVIFSIGYRPNVELAVKAGLRVTRYGIWTDEYMRTSHPDIFAVGDCVEHRDFFTGKPYGLMLASTATFEARIAGANLFKLQIVRENRRTIGVYSTNVAGLTLAAAGLTEEAARREGFEVIVGYGKGPDRHPAKFPDTSMVTVKLIFSRDRGAILGAQIAGGKSVGEMINILALAIQKRLTASELYTLQIATHPLLTASPVGYQILQAAEDALAKLRA; encoded by the coding sequence GTGAAGTACGACGTTGTTATTATCGGAGCAAGCGCCGGGGGCCTGACCACGGCGATCTCGGCCCGGAAGTTCTACCCCGACAAAAGCGTTCTGGTCATCAAGAGGGAAGATATCTCCATGATTCCCTGCGGCATCCCGTACATCTTTGGCACGCTGAATAGTGTTGATGATGATATTCTCCCTGTCGAGAAATTCCTGGAGCCGCTCGGCGTGGATGTCTTGACGGATGAGGTTACTGAGATCGACCCGAGGGCAAAGCTCGTGAGGACCGCCTCCGGGAAGGAGATCGCCTGGGAGAAGCTCGTCCTTGCGACCGGTTCAAAACCCGTGAAGCCGGAGTTCCCTGGCTCGGAGCTGGAGGGAGTTTACACCGTCCCGAAAGACTACCGCTACCTGAAGGAGTTCCGCGAGAGGGTTAAAACTGCGGAGAGAATAGTCATCGTTGGAGGCGGCTTCATAGCACTCGAGGTCGGTGATGAGATAAGAAAGCTCGGAAAGGACGTGACGATTCTCGTGAGGAGCAGGCTCCTGAGAAGCTCCTTCGATAGGGAGTTCAGCGAGATGGTCGCGGAACGACTTGAGGAGAGGAGCATAAAGGTTATCCATGGACAGGTTGAGCGGATCCTTGGTGGGGAAAGGGTCGAGCGGGTGAGGCTCATCGACGGAAGCGAGCTCCCTGCGGACCTCGTTATATTCTCCATCGGATACCGCCCGAACGTTGAGCTGGCCGTTAAGGCTGGCCTCAGGGTTACGCGCTACGGCATCTGGACCGACGAGTACATGAGAACCTCTCACCCGGACATCTTCGCCGTTGGCGACTGCGTGGAGCACAGGGACTTCTTCACGGGCAAGCCCTACGGTCTGATGCTTGCTTCAACGGCAACCTTCGAGGCAAGAATAGCCGGTGCGAACCTCTTCAAGCTCCAGATCGTCAGGGAGAACAGAAGGACGATAGGCGTCTATTCCACCAATGTTGCCGGTCTCACCCTTGCGGCCGCGGGCCTCACCGAGGAGGCCGCCAGAAGGGAGGGCTTCGAGGTCATAGTTGGCTATGGAAAAGGTCCCGACAGGCACCCGGCTAAGTTCCCGGACACCTCGATGGTGACGGTTAAGCTGATATTCTCCCGTGACAGGGGAGCGATACTCGGTGCCCAGATAGCCGGTGGAAAGAGTGTTGGCGAGATGATAAACATTCTCGCCCTCGCGATACAGAAGAGACTCACCGCGAGCGAGCTTTACACACTCCAGATAGCGACCCACCCCCTCCTAACGGCTTCTCCGGTCGGCTATCAGATACTCCAGGCGGCTGAGGATGCGTTGGCAAAGCTGAGAGCCTGA
- the udp gene encoding uridine phosphorylase, whose translation MVEKFVSADRPQTKEGYQYHIACKPGDVSRYVLLPGDPERVPKISSLWDEAKEIAFHREYRTHTGKYKGVPISVTSTGIGGPSTAIAIEELAAIGADTFIRVGSTGAIQPGMEIGDLIIAKAAVRLEGTSKQYVRVEYPAVADLEVTLALIEAAETLGVRYHIGITASTDSFYLGQGRPGLNGYFPSFAKNILDDLRQARVTNFEMEAATLYTLANIYGLRAGCVCAVFANRITNEFGKAGEKEAALVASEAVKILAEWDEEKEKAGKKVWFPGLRRV comes from the coding sequence ATGGTGGAAAAGTTTGTTTCAGCGGACAGGCCCCAAACGAAGGAAGGGTACCAGTACCACATCGCCTGCAAGCCGGGGGACGTTTCGAGGTACGTCCTTCTGCCAGGGGATCCGGAGAGGGTGCCGAAGATAAGCTCCCTCTGGGATGAGGCGAAGGAGATAGCCTTCCACAGGGAGTACAGAACTCACACCGGGAAATACAAAGGAGTTCCAATAAGCGTTACCTCGACCGGAATAGGCGGGCCCTCGACGGCGATAGCCATAGAGGAGCTCGCGGCGATAGGTGCCGACACCTTCATCCGCGTCGGCTCCACCGGCGCGATACAGCCCGGAATGGAGATAGGCGACCTGATTATAGCGAAAGCGGCGGTTAGGCTCGAAGGAACTTCGAAGCAGTATGTGAGGGTTGAGTATCCCGCGGTTGCAGACCTTGAAGTCACCCTCGCACTGATTGAAGCCGCTGAGACCCTCGGAGTGCGCTACCACATCGGCATAACCGCTTCAACCGACAGCTTCTACCTCGGCCAGGGAAGGCCCGGTTTAAACGGCTACTTCCCGAGCTTCGCAAAGAACATACTCGACGACCTGAGGCAGGCTAGGGTTACCAACTTCGAGATGGAGGCGGCGACGCTCTACACCCTCGCGAACATATACGGACTGCGTGCAGGATGCGTCTGTGCGGTCTTCGCCAACAGGATAACCAACGAGTTCGGCAAGGCCGGTGAAAAGGAGGCAGCGCTGGTTGCCAGCGAGGCGGTCAAGATACTCGCCGAGTGGGACGAGGAAAAGGAGAAGGCCGGAAAGAAGGTCTGGTTCCCGGGGCTGAGGAGGGTTTGA